One Williamsia phyllosphaerae DNA segment encodes these proteins:
- a CDS encoding 2'-5' RNA ligase family protein, translated as MAHSIELLMDPDTDAAVRRMWTALMDNGLPSQGNHRSSSNRPHITLAAAEGIDAAVDDVARTLGPRLPLRVDIGATVVFRGGRSTVARLVVASRDLLALHREVYEIAGPFVRGEVFPHCEPDRWTPHLTVARRVTDDQLGRAVAVADDSAHGVSLTATIIGMRRWDSDARAEVDLISVSE; from the coding sequence ATGGCGCATTCGATCGAACTGCTGATGGACCCCGACACCGACGCCGCGGTGCGCCGGATGTGGACGGCACTGATGGACAACGGGCTGCCCAGCCAGGGCAACCACCGATCGAGTTCCAACCGCCCCCACATCACCCTCGCCGCCGCCGAGGGGATCGACGCGGCGGTCGACGACGTCGCCCGGACCCTCGGGCCCCGTCTGCCCCTGCGCGTCGACATCGGCGCGACCGTGGTGTTCCGGGGCGGGCGGTCGACGGTGGCCCGGCTCGTGGTCGCGAGTCGGGACCTGCTCGCGCTACACCGCGAGGTGTACGAGATCGCCGGCCCGTTCGTCCGTGGCGAGGTGTTTCCGCACTGCGAGCCGGACCGGTGGACACCGCATTTGACGGTGGCCCGACGGGTGACCGACGACCAGCTCGGGCGCGCCGTCGCGGTCGCCGACGACTCGGCGCACGGGGTGTCGTTGACCGCCACCATCATCGGGATGCGCCGGTGGGACAGCGACGCACGTGCCGAGGTGGATCTCATCTCCGTGTCGGAGTGA
- a CDS encoding class I SAM-dependent methyltransferase encodes MRLRPDSAVSEAANRSWWDFDAGDYHDEHAAFLGVDTASGEFVWCPEGLHEGDVGLLGDIADRDILEIGCGSAPCARWLRSQGARSVGLDVSAGMLARGRIAGRDDTSPVPLVQAGAEHLPFADASFDIACSAFGAVPFVADSARVMAEVARVLRPGGRWVFAVNHPMRWIFPDDPGPAGLTVAIPYFDRSPYVEVDDDGTVTYVEHHRTIGDRVREIRAAGLVLDDVIEPEWPEHLDREWGQWSPLRGQYFPGTAIFCCRTPD; translated from the coding sequence ATGCGGTTACGCCCGGATTCGGCGGTCAGTGAGGCCGCCAACCGCAGCTGGTGGGATTTCGACGCCGGCGATTATCACGACGAGCACGCCGCGTTCCTCGGAGTCGACACGGCCTCCGGCGAGTTCGTCTGGTGTCCGGAGGGCCTGCACGAGGGCGACGTCGGCCTGCTGGGCGACATCGCCGACCGCGACATCCTCGAGATCGGCTGCGGGTCGGCGCCGTGCGCGCGCTGGTTGCGCAGCCAGGGCGCGCGGTCGGTGGGACTCGACGTCTCGGCCGGGATGCTCGCCCGCGGTCGCATCGCCGGCCGGGACGACACCTCCCCCGTCCCACTGGTCCAGGCGGGCGCCGAACACCTGCCCTTCGCCGACGCCTCGTTCGACATCGCGTGTTCGGCGTTCGGCGCGGTCCCGTTCGTCGCCGATTCGGCGAGGGTGATGGCCGAGGTGGCGCGGGTGTTGCGTCCGGGCGGTCGCTGGGTGTTCGCCGTGAACCACCCGATGCGGTGGATCTTCCCCGACGATCCCGGTCCGGCGGGCCTGACCGTCGCGATCCCCTACTTCGACCGCTCCCCCTACGTGGAGGTCGACGACGACGGCACGGTCACCTACGTCGAGCACCACCGGACCATCGGCGACCGGGTGCGCGAGATCCGCGCCGCCGGCCTGGTTCTCGACGATGTCATCGAACCCGAGTGGCCCGAGCACCTCGACCGGGAGTGGGGACAGTGGAGCCCGCTACGCGGTCAGTACTTCCCCGGTACCGCGATCTTCTGCTGCCGCACACCCGACTGA
- the rpsA gene encoding 30S ribosomal protein S1, with protein sequence MPSTTITSPQVAVNDIGTAEDFLAAIDATIKYFNDGDIVEGTIVKVDRDEVLLDIGYKTEGVIPSRELSIKHDVDPNEVVNVGDVVEALVLTKEDKEGRLILSKKRAQYERAWGTIEELKEKDEAVKGTVIEVVKGGLILDIGLRGFLPASLVEMRRVRDLQPYIGKEIEAKIIELDKNRNNVVLSRRAWLEQTQSEVRSEFLHQLQKGQVRKGVVSSIVNFGAFVDLGGVDGLVHVSELSWKHIDHPSEVVAVGDEVTVEVLDVDLDRERVSLSLKATQEDPWRQFARTHAIGQIVPGKVTKLVPFGAFVRVEEGIEGLVHISELAERHVEVPDQVVAVNDDAMVKVIDIDLERRRISLSLKQANEDYTEEFDPSKYGMADSYDEAGNYIFPEGFDSETNEWLEGFEKQREAWESRYAEAERRHKMHTAQIEKFAAAAVEAANAPTDYSSESSSASSESGSAPAADGAASAPRGGSLASDEQLAALREKLSGNA encoded by the coding sequence ATGCCGTCCACGACCATCACCTCGCCGCAAGTCGCCGTCAACGACATCGGCACTGCCGAGGACTTCCTCGCCGCAATCGACGCAACGATCAAGTACTTCAACGATGGCGACATCGTCGAAGGCACCATCGTCAAGGTCGACCGCGACGAGGTCCTGCTCGATATCGGTTACAAGACCGAGGGTGTCATCCCCTCGCGTGAGCTGTCCATCAAGCACGACGTCGACCCCAACGAGGTCGTCAACGTCGGAGACGTGGTGGAAGCACTGGTCCTCACCAAGGAGGACAAAGAAGGTCGGCTGATCCTCTCCAAGAAGCGCGCGCAGTACGAGCGTGCCTGGGGAACGATCGAGGAGCTCAAGGAGAAAGACGAGGCCGTCAAGGGCACCGTCATCGAGGTCGTCAAGGGCGGCCTCATCCTCGACATCGGCCTGCGTGGCTTCCTCCCGGCATCGCTGGTGGAGATGCGTCGCGTCCGCGATCTGCAGCCGTACATCGGCAAGGAGATCGAGGCCAAGATCATCGAGCTCGACAAGAACCGCAACAACGTGGTCCTGTCGCGCCGTGCGTGGCTCGAGCAGACCCAGTCCGAGGTCCGCAGCGAGTTCCTGCACCAGCTGCAGAAGGGCCAGGTCCGCAAGGGCGTCGTGTCCTCGATCGTCAACTTCGGTGCGTTCGTCGATCTCGGCGGCGTCGACGGTCTGGTGCACGTCTCCGAGCTGTCCTGGAAGCACATCGACCATCCGTCCGAGGTCGTCGCCGTCGGTGACGAGGTCACCGTCGAGGTTCTCGACGTCGATCTCGATCGCGAGCGGGTCTCGCTGTCGCTCAAGGCGACCCAGGAAGATCCGTGGCGTCAGTTCGCCCGTACCCACGCGATCGGCCAGATCGTCCCGGGCAAGGTCACCAAGCTGGTCCCCTTCGGTGCGTTCGTTCGCGTCGAAGAGGGGATCGAGGGCCTCGTGCACATCTCGGAGCTGGCCGAGCGCCACGTCGAGGTGCCGGATCAGGTCGTCGCGGTCAACGACGACGCGATGGTCAAGGTCATCGACATCGACCTCGAGCGTCGTCGTATCTCGCTGAGCCTCAAGCAGGCCAACGAGGACTACACCGAGGAGTTCGATCCGTCGAAGTACGGCATGGCCGACAGCTACGACGAGGCGGGCAACTACATCTTCCCCGAGGGCTTCGACTCCGAGACCAACGAATGGCTCGAAGGTTTCGAGAAGCAGCGGGAGGCGTGGGAGTCGCGGTACGCCGAGGCCGAGCGTCGCCACAAGATGCACACCGCTCAGATCGAGAAGTTCGCTGCTGCCGCGGTCGAGGCCGCCAACGCACCGACCGACTACTCCTCGGAGTCGTCGTCGGCGTCGAGCGAGTCCGGTTCGGCGCCTGCCGCTGACGGTGCGGCCTCCGCACCGCGCGGTGGATCGCTGGCCAGCGACGAGCAGCTCGCTGCACTGCGCGAGAAGCTGTCCGGCAACGCCTGA
- a CDS encoding MCE family protein yields MVSRLQIWQLVALVVVALVALSVVGVRYARLDTLIGVGSYTVHADFADSGGIFTNAEVTYQGVAVGRVAALSLRPDGVRVDLDLDSGGPKVPATAQAVVANRSAIGEQFVDLRPSSVGGPYLRNDSVISDTSIPTPVEDVLSSAIGLSDSVPIDDLNTVVTELGKAFNGNGENLEGLVDSLSNLAKTGNDNLPATISLIRNSDTVLGTQADQSDAILDWSKNLGLITTQLASSDPSIRRLLTTGTASATQISALLTRSGGDATTVVRNLATDVRNIKGTFPLISPSLANLSVLSAGSYSTAPGDGTIHFGVVLETNNSPSCTVGYESTRAEIAAIKKKNPDFDLNYDDFPFNTKAKCAVAQGNPTVVRGAQNAKYADPTTTQPWDTKPKKDPDKLDLNPLVTQLSYLLGVFPK; encoded by the coding sequence ATGGTGAGTCGGCTGCAGATCTGGCAGCTCGTGGCGTTGGTCGTGGTGGCGCTGGTCGCGCTGTCGGTGGTCGGCGTCCGGTACGCCCGTCTCGATACGCTGATCGGTGTCGGTTCGTACACCGTGCACGCCGATTTCGCGGACTCGGGTGGCATCTTCACCAACGCCGAGGTGACGTACCAGGGTGTCGCGGTGGGTCGGGTGGCGGCGTTGTCGCTCCGCCCCGACGGTGTCCGTGTGGATCTGGACCTGGACTCCGGCGGTCCGAAGGTGCCGGCGACCGCGCAGGCGGTCGTGGCCAACCGATCGGCGATCGGCGAGCAGTTCGTCGACCTACGCCCATCCAGTGTCGGCGGTCCGTACCTGCGCAACGACTCCGTCATCTCCGACACCTCGATCCCGACCCCGGTCGAGGATGTGTTGTCGAGTGCGATCGGGTTGTCGGACTCGGTGCCGATCGACGATCTGAACACCGTGGTCACCGAACTGGGTAAGGCGTTCAACGGCAACGGCGAGAACCTCGAGGGGCTCGTCGATTCGCTGTCGAACCTGGCCAAGACGGGCAACGACAACCTGCCGGCGACGATCTCGTTGATCCGCAACTCCGACACCGTCCTGGGCACCCAGGCCGATCAATCCGACGCCATCCTCGACTGGTCGAAGAACCTCGGTCTGATCACCACCCAGCTCGCGAGCAGCGACCCGTCGATCCGCCGGTTGCTGACCACCGGCACCGCGTCGGCGACGCAGATCTCGGCACTGCTCACGCGCAGCGGTGGTGACGCGACGACCGTGGTGCGCAACCTCGCCACCGACGTACGCAACATCAAGGGCACCTTCCCGCTGATCTCGCCGTCGCTGGCCAACCTGTCGGTGCTGTCGGCGGGTAGCTACTCCACCGCGCCCGGTGACGGCACGATCCACTTCGGGGTGGTGCTGGAGACGAACAACTCGCCCTCGTGCACCGTCGGGTACGAGAGCACCCGGGCCGAGATCGCTGCGATCAAGAAGAAGAACCCCGACTTCGACCTCAACTACGACGACTTCCCGTTCAACACGAAGGCCAAGTGTGCCGTGGCGCAGGGCAACCCGACGGTGGTCCGCGGCGCGCAGAACGCGAAGTACGCCGACCCCACGACCACCCAGCCGTGGGACACCAAGCCCAAGAAGGACCCCGACAAGCTCGACCTCAACCCGTTGGTGACGCAGCTGTCCTATCTGCTGGGTGTCTTCCCGAAGTAG